The sequence CCGACTATTCTTGCGTCCCCTTTTCCCATGGCACCTACAAAAGAATACCCCGCCCTCATCTTCTATCAGCTGAGATGGGGCAAGACGGTCAATCTCCTGACACATAAATTGTTCGAGAAGGGATTCTGGCTTACGATCAAGCCTTCGATCGCTGCATTTTGGAAGGAACGTTTCGGTGGACGCCCGCCCCATTTTACCAACCCATTTGGTAGAGAGTCGACAACGGATCATACCTCTGTCATGTCGATGAGTCCCTGCGTATTTCCACAACCCAAAGCTGGGATGAAGTCGTTGGGTTACTGGTTTCTGGATGAGGATCTGAGCGAGTGGACTCCACCCCGCGATCTTGTCGACTTTATGGATCAAGGGGATGCGCCCGTTTATGTGGGGTTCGGAAGCATTTATGATGAGCGTGCCGATACAACAACGAAACTGGTCATAGAGGCACTCCGTAAATCCGGTAAAAGGGGGATTATCGGGACGGGTTGGAATCAGGTTGGGAACAAAGAAGGATATGAAGATATGTACTTCATTGAAAGTATTCCTCATACATGGCTTTTCCCTAAGATGGCCGGGGTCATCCATCACGGAGGGGCGGGTACCACAGCAACCGCATTCCGTGCAGGTGTCCCAAGTGTCGTCATCCCCCATGGAAATGATCAGTTCGCCTGGGGAAAACGGACAGAAGAATTGGGGGTAGGGCCCGCCCCCATCCCGAGAAAGGAATTGACGGTGGAAAATCTATCGCAAGCAATTACTTCCATGCAACAAGAACCGATGAAAAAGATTGCTCTCGAATTGGGAAGACAGCTGCAACAAGAAAATGGTGCCGGAGAAACGGCAGATTACATTCATCACTTTCTGAAAGGGTAGGGATCGATATGACAGACGCAAATAACCAGGACTTCCGTTTTGGCCCAATGTTTACGGTCATGCTGTTAGGGGCTTTCGTGGGCATTCTAAATGAAACTTTATTGTCTACGGCGTTGCCATCCATTATGAATGACTTCGGTTTGAATGAGAATAAGGTACAGTGGCTGACGACAGCTTTCTTACTGACCAACGGCGTCATGATTCCCATTTCGGCTTATTTGATTGAACGGTTCTCGACAAGGGCGCTTTTCCTGTCAGCAATCGGGTTGTTCGGTCTGGGGACTATGCTTGCAGCCCTCTCCCACAGCTTTTCATTGCTATTGTTGGGAAGGGTGGTACAGGCAGCGGGCTCCGGTATCATGCTTCCACTGATCATGACGATCATCCTGACCATCATACCAAAGGGGAATAGAGGTCGGATGATGGGCTGGGCTGGTATCGTCATTTCCTTTGGACCAGCGATCGGACCAACCTTGTCCGGGTTCTTACTCGAATATTTCTCTTGGAGAGCGCTATTCTTCGTTGTCCTGCCCATTGTGGCAGTGATCATGGTGCTGGCGGTTGTGTATGTGAAAAATGTGACAAAGCTGACTCGTCCCAGAATCGATTTCCTGTCGATTTTCCTCTCCTCTCTTGGATTTGGGGGATTGCTTTATGGATTCAGCGTGGCGGGGGAAAAAGGCTGGTCCAGCCAAATCGTCCTCCTCTTCATCACAATGGGCTTCATGACGCTTGGAATCTTCATATGGAGGCAGCTAAGACTCAAACAACCATTACTTCAATTTAGAGTCTTTGGTTATAAGACTTTTACGTTATCTCTAGTGATCACGATGGTCGTCATCATTTCGATGATCGGCGCAGAAACATTGCTGCCACTGTATATGCAGAATGTAAGAGGATTCAGTCCGCTCCAATCCGGCTTAATGCTATTGCCGGGGGCGATTGTGATGGGGGTCATGTCCCCGGTTACCGGAATTCTTTTTGACAAATGGGGTGCAAGAAAATTGGCTGTTCCTGGACTCCTGATCGTCGTTGTGACGTCTTTCTTGATGACGAATTTATCCATGGAGACGTCGATTGTCTACCTGTCCGCCATTTATTGTCTTCGGATGTTCGGATTGTCTCTTGCGATGATGCCAGTGATGACGAATGGGCTGAATCAGATCCCTGTTGAGTGGAGTGCCCATGGATCCGCAATGGCCAATACATTCCAGCAGATTTCGGGTTCGATCGGGACCGCCATATTGATCACGATTATGACAATGTCCTCAAAAGGTTACACACCTGAAGGTCCTTCCGGAGGCGGATCACAGATGATCGGTGAGATGGCCATGGTACATGGGTATAACCAGGCATTTCTATTTGCTTCATTCCTTGCCATTGGGGCGCTGGTTCTGTCCCTCTTCTTAAAAAAGGGAGCATCAGTACAAACGGAAGGCCATGAAATAAGCAATGGATAAAACAAAAGAACATTCATTATAGGAGGAACAACACATGAGTATCAAAGTCAGCAACATTAAGAAATCTTATAAGCTTGGTAAGAGTGAAAGTGTTCAAGTATTGCATGGTGTGGATGTAGAATTCAATCAGGGGGAGTTCGTATCCATCCTAGGGGAGTCCGGGAGCGGGAAGTCCACCCTGATGAACATCATCGGCGGGATGGACAGGGATTTCGAAGGAGATGTGATGGTGGACGGAACAAGCCTTCAAGGGATGAAGGAAAATGAGCTCGATGCGTATCGGAAGCTTAAAGTAGGATTTATCTTCCAGAGCTTTAATCTGATCAGTCATTTGTCCGTATTGGAAAACGTTGTCCTGACTATGCAGATGACGGACATGAGTGCGTCTGAAAGAGAACAGAAAGCTAAGAAGACTTTGACCGACCTTGGCTTGGGGAATCATATAGATAAAAAACCGAATCAACTTTCCGGAGGGCAGAAACAAAGGGTGGCCATCGCACGCGCGCTTTCCAATGATCCTGACATTATCCTTGCAGATGAACCGACAGGGGCTCTTGATAAGAAAAACAGCGAGCAGATCATGCAGCTGCTGGATGATATCGCGGCACAAGGAAAGCTTGTCATAACGGTTACTCATTCTCAAAAGGTGGCGGACTATGGAACCAGAATCATCACTATGGATGATGGGAACATCATAAAAGATGAATCGTTGAGAGAACCTTATGGCCAGAAAGAGAACGCACCGAAGGTCAAAACGAAGAACTTGAGATTCGGGGCAGCGATGAAAATGGCTTACAACAATATCCGATTGAACCTCAAACGAAATCTGCTCGTATCATTCGGTGGTGCGATCGGAATCTTGAGCGTCATCCTGATGTTGGGGTTGGGGTCAGGGGTGACCGACTATATCAATAAAGAAATCAATGCCAATCTGAATCCGAACCTCATTCAAGTGACGAAAGCGCCCGAAGGTGATGGAAGTGCAGGCTCAGGACCACTACCGAATCCAGTGCAGGAAACGGTGCCCCTTGAACAGGAGGATGTACGGCGAGTAAAGAACATCGACCATGTCAAGAAAGTCGAGAATGTCTATACGTTAACGATGGGAAGCTCCATTTTGTACAAGGATACATCAGTGAATATCGTACAATACCAAACGATGAACGATAGTGTGAATAAAGAGGATCTCATTGCAGGCGAACTCCCCGGGGTTGATGAAGTACTGCTTTCTGAAACGGCCGCAGAAAAAGTGAAAGACTCTCCTGAAGAACTTGCCGGAGAACAAGTGGAACTTTACATCAATACAACAGATGATCAAAACAGGCCGGTCATCCTAAAGAAAGAAATGACTGTGTCAGGAGTCATCAAAGGCAGCATGAATCAGGATCTTGCCTACACATCGTATCAGACATTAGATGAGATGTTTCAAAGTGAAGACATCACATTAATGGCCACCCAGCTGGATGTGACGGTGGAAGAGGATAAGTATGTCGATAGGGTACAGGCAGATCTGGAGGACGCAGGCTTCACCGGTACCGGGGTAGGGAACATCCTGAACCAGGTGACAAATTATTTGAAAATCGCCACCAATGTATTAGCTGGGATAGCCGGTATTTCCCTGCTAGTGTCCGCTATCATGATCATTGTCGTGCTGTACATCAGCGTAGTGGAACGGACAAAGGAAATCGGGATCCTGCGTGCCGTGGGGGCAAGAAGAAAAGACATCAAACGGATCTTCTTTTCAGAAGCCGCTTTACTCGGTTTTGCTAGCGGCGTGATCGGGGTCCTGATGGCAAGCATTATCGGGATATTGGGAAATAATGTGATGCAACAGGCGTTCGATGCCCAGTTGATCCAAATCAGTGCAGGGAATGTTCTGACGGGAATCCTGATCAGTGTGATCATCAGCATCCTTGCTGCCTTGTTGCCAGCTGCCAAAGCATCAAAGCTGGATCCGATGGAATCGCTGCGCTACGAATAATCAGGCTTTGGTCATTCGAGCAAAACCAACACTAATGAATATGTTATATAGGGCCCAGGCCATCATGCTGGGCTCTTTCTGTGAAATGGAGGAGGTAACGTGATTCACGCTTTTGGAATTACACATGAAAATAAGCTGGAGACGGATATTTTGATTGGAAGGGGACTCCAATCATATAAATGGATCTGGATCGATTTCGATACCCCTACGGTTGAAGAAATCAGTCATTTATCTGATACGTTCCACTTTCATCCTTTAGCGATCGAGGACTGTCTCCAATCGATTCAAAGACCTAAATTGGACTATTACGAGGATCATACCTTCTACGTAACCCATGCAGTGAAGAAAGGACGGGAAGGACTGTCAAAGGAAGAGGTTCAATTCTTTGTCGGAAAACAGTTCATAGTAAGCTTCCACCGGTATCAATCAATAGAGATCAATCAAGTACAGAGACGGATACGGGAAGTACAAGCTGGGATTGAAAACTGGGACCCCAATTATGTGTTTTATCAAGTGGTAGATAAAATCGTGGACAACTACTTTCCCGTTATTTATGAAATAGAAGACCGCTTGGACAGAATTGAAGAGAATCGGCAAAACCAATCGATGAATGTTCTAATGACCGAGCTTTTTGATACACGCTCCCAATTGCTGACACTGCGTCATATCATCCATCCAATGCGCGATCTCCTTTATAGAATGCTCAATTCCCAACACTTACAAGGGATTAAAGAGAAAAGGAAGTATTTTTCGGATATTTACGACCATCTTCTAAAACTATCTGAAATGGTCATGTCGAACAGGGAAATTACGGTGGATATCCGAGATAGCTATCTATCATTGAACTCCTTGCAAACCAACAATGTCATGAAAATCCTTACGATCATTACGTCCATTTTCGCTCCTTTGACGTTTATCGCAGGAATTTATGGGATGAACTTTGTTCACATGCCGGAACTGAGGTGGACCTACGGCTACGCCATTGTACTCGGAGTCATGGGCTTGGTATGTATTTTGATGATCGGGTGGTTTTGGAAGAGGGGATGGTTTAGATGACCCATGGCGTGGCGAATCTGCCGGGGGGCTGGAACCGGGGGACTGTCCCTGTGGTTCCGCTGACCCCGCCTTTTTGGCCTCATAAGGTATGCTGAGGTAAAGAAAATTCGACACGGAGGATCAATTATTTAATAAGAGGATCAATAAAATTCTAAACAGGATTGATAATCGAAAAACTAGGAGCAATAAACGTAGATCAGGATTGAATAGGGTCTGATTTGGATCAATTCCACATTCGGTGGCGTTTCCATGGTGGATTTCACTCCAGTACCGGGGCCTCATGCTCACCAAAGAACCTGCTCCAGATAAAAATGGACAATATAACGTTCTTTTTTGTTGAAAATCAGATAATAACGCTGGAGGGGGAACCGAGATGGGAACAGCAGCGGTCATTCCAGGAACGTTTGAACGAAAAACCCTTTTTGAAGGGAGAATATGCAGAGCTCAAGAAGCATCTGGCGGACCGAACTGATGACCGGGAAGCCCATTCGGAAGCAAAGGCAGCATTTATTCAAAGAGTATTGAATATGGAGAGGTAAGGTTTGAGAGAGGCTGTGAAGGGAG is a genomic window of Rossellomorea sp. y25 containing:
- a CDS encoding glycosyltransferase translates to MKISLLTTGTRGDTQPYIALGKELKNLGHEVKLAAFENYGELVEQHGLHFHPIKGDIAKISREMAKSSIESDNPIKFFSSFQKMKPYIKDKQMGMQRDLFEACEGADAIIYHPGAAIGQFAGEHWGVPTILASPFPMAPTKEYPALIFYQLRWGKTVNLLTHKLFEKGFWLTIKPSIAAFWKERFGGRPPHFTNPFGRESTTDHTSVMSMSPCVFPQPKAGMKSLGYWFLDEDLSEWTPPRDLVDFMDQGDAPVYVGFGSIYDERADTTTKLVIEALRKSGKRGIIGTGWNQVGNKEGYEDMYFIESIPHTWLFPKMAGVIHHGGAGTTATAFRAGVPSVVIPHGNDQFAWGKRTEELGVGPAPIPRKELTVENLSQAITSMQQEPMKKIALELGRQLQQENGAGETADYIHHFLKG
- a CDS encoding MDR family MFS transporter gives rise to the protein MTDANNQDFRFGPMFTVMLLGAFVGILNETLLSTALPSIMNDFGLNENKVQWLTTAFLLTNGVMIPISAYLIERFSTRALFLSAIGLFGLGTMLAALSHSFSLLLLGRVVQAAGSGIMLPLIMTIILTIIPKGNRGRMMGWAGIVISFGPAIGPTLSGFLLEYFSWRALFFVVLPIVAVIMVLAVVYVKNVTKLTRPRIDFLSIFLSSLGFGGLLYGFSVAGEKGWSSQIVLLFITMGFMTLGIFIWRQLRLKQPLLQFRVFGYKTFTLSLVITMVVIISMIGAETLLPLYMQNVRGFSPLQSGLMLLPGAIVMGVMSPVTGILFDKWGARKLAVPGLLIVVVTSFLMTNLSMETSIVYLSAIYCLRMFGLSLAMMPVMTNGLNQIPVEWSAHGSAMANTFQQISGSIGTAILITIMTMSSKGYTPEGPSGGGSQMIGEMAMVHGYNQAFLFASFLAIGALVLSLFLKKGASVQTEGHEISNG
- a CDS encoding ATP-binding cassette domain-containing protein, with the translated sequence MSIKVSNIKKSYKLGKSESVQVLHGVDVEFNQGEFVSILGESGSGKSTLMNIIGGMDRDFEGDVMVDGTSLQGMKENELDAYRKLKVGFIFQSFNLISHLSVLENVVLTMQMTDMSASEREQKAKKTLTDLGLGNHIDKKPNQLSGGQKQRVAIARALSNDPDIILADEPTGALDKKNSEQIMQLLDDIAAQGKLVITVTHSQKVADYGTRIITMDDGNIIKDESLREPYGQKENAPKVKTKNLRFGAAMKMAYNNIRLNLKRNLLVSFGGAIGILSVILMLGLGSGVTDYINKEINANLNPNLIQVTKAPEGDGSAGSGPLPNPVQETVPLEQEDVRRVKNIDHVKKVENVYTLTMGSSILYKDTSVNIVQYQTMNDSVNKEDLIAGELPGVDEVLLSETAAEKVKDSPEELAGEQVELYINTTDDQNRPVILKKEMTVSGVIKGSMNQDLAYTSYQTLDEMFQSEDITLMATQLDVTVEEDKYVDRVQADLEDAGFTGTGVGNILNQVTNYLKIATNVLAGIAGISLLVSAIMIIVVLYISVVERTKEIGILRAVGARRKDIKRIFFSEAALLGFASGVIGVLMASIIGILGNNVMQQAFDAQLIQISAGNVLTGILISVIISILAALLPAAKASKLDPMESLRYE
- the corA gene encoding magnesium/cobalt transporter CorA; this encodes MIHAFGITHENKLETDILIGRGLQSYKWIWIDFDTPTVEEISHLSDTFHFHPLAIEDCLQSIQRPKLDYYEDHTFYVTHAVKKGREGLSKEEVQFFVGKQFIVSFHRYQSIEINQVQRRIREVQAGIENWDPNYVFYQVVDKIVDNYFPVIYEIEDRLDRIEENRQNQSMNVLMTELFDTRSQLLTLRHIIHPMRDLLYRMLNSQHLQGIKEKRKYFSDIYDHLLKLSEMVMSNREITVDIRDSYLSLNSLQTNNVMKILTIITSIFAPLTFIAGIYGMNFVHMPELRWTYGYAIVLGVMGLVCILMIGWFWKRGWFR